The following are from one region of the Oryzias melastigma strain HK-1 linkage group LG22, ASM292280v2, whole genome shotgun sequence genome:
- the LOC112145821 gene encoding dr1-associated corepressor, producing the protein MPGHKRKYNVRFPPRRIKKIMQKDAEVGRIATAVPVIIARALEMFLKSLLTKTCLITQSKLSSAVSVAHMKQCIESEKLFHFLKDLVEEATSAAAQKNNRGTSVWPLFRNKGQEVSGRKASEGANAAPRRSLASVESDSSSSESELYICL; encoded by the exons ATGCCGGGACACAAGAGGAAATATAATGTCCGGTTCCCTCCT AGGCGAATCAAGAAAATCATGCAAAAGGACGCAGAGGTTGGGAGGATTGCCACCGCGGTTCCTGTGATCATCG CTCGAGCTCTGGAGATGTTCCTCAAGTCTCTTCTCACCAAAACGTGCCTGATAACTCAGTCAAAGCTCAGCAGTGCGGTGTCTGTGGCTCACAT GAAGCAGTGCATAGAGTCAGAGAAACTCTTCCATTTTCTCAAAGACCTGGTGGAGGAAGCCACGTCTGCTGCGGCCCAGAAGAACAACAGAGGAACCAGTGTTTGGCCTTTATTCAG GAACAAAGGACAGGAGGTTTCTGGTAGGAAAGCGTCTGAAGGAGCAAACGCAGCACCTCGCAGGAGCCTCGCCTCAGTTGAGAGTGACTCGAGCTCTAGT GAGTCGGAGCTCTACATCTGCTTGTAG